One window of the Chryseotalea sp. WA131a genome contains the following:
- a CDS encoding thymidine kinase, whose translation MFIEPHIGRNGREEKNGWIEVISGCMFSGKTEELIRRLNRALIAKQKVEIFKPTVDKRYDDEKIVSHSEREIRSTPVNFAGDILLLTGDCDVVGIDEAQFFDDAIVDVCNTLANSGKRVIVAGLDMDYTGKPFGPMPNLLAVAEFVTKVHAICAQTGELASFSYRLNPNQSQLLLGEKDHYEARSRKAFYSDQKKSTE comes from the coding sequence ATGTTTATTGAACCACATATTGGTCGCAATGGGCGCGAGGAAAAAAACGGATGGATCGAAGTCATCAGCGGCTGTATGTTTTCAGGCAAAACAGAAGAACTGATTCGTAGATTAAATCGGGCGTTGATTGCCAAGCAGAAAGTAGAAATTTTTAAGCCCACCGTTGATAAGCGTTACGATGACGAGAAAATTGTTTCGCATAGCGAGCGCGAGATTCGATCAACACCCGTAAATTTTGCTGGTGACATATTATTGCTGACTGGCGACTGCGATGTGGTGGGCATAGACGAAGCACAATTTTTTGACGATGCCATTGTTGATGTGTGTAACACTCTTGCCAACAGCGGCAAACGTGTAATTGTAGCAGGGCTCGATATGGATTATACAGGCAAGCCTTTTGGGCCGATGCCGAACTTATTGGCCGTGGCCGAATTTGTAACGAAAGTCCATGCCATTTGTGCCCAAACAGGTGAGTTGGCTTCTTTCTCCTATCGATTGAATCCAAACCAATCGCAACTGCTACTGGGCGAAAAAGACCACTACGAAGCACGCAGCCGCAAGGCTTTTTATAGTGATCAAAAAAAATCAACCGAGTAA
- the recO gene encoding DNA repair protein RecO → MLHKTRGIVFRLTRYGETSIIVSIFTELFGLQSYIVNGARSKNGKGKIALYQPLTLLDLVVYHKENASILRIKEERCYHPYQTLTSDFKKSTIALFLTEIINKAVKEQSHAREISQFLSEAFITLDQMKAGSENFHLIFLIHLSRYLGFGPFQPSEILNPFESDQAEQKILEKLLSADFETSIAITQIQRRNLLDVLLRFFSTHVDSLGEIKSLAVVREMVG, encoded by the coding sequence GTGCTGCACAAAACACGCGGAATAGTTTTTCGCCTTACTCGCTATGGCGAAACATCCATCATTGTTTCGATCTTCACCGAACTGTTTGGGCTGCAATCCTACATCGTCAATGGGGCTCGCAGCAAAAACGGAAAGGGAAAAATTGCCTTGTATCAACCGCTTACATTGCTGGATTTAGTAGTGTACCACAAAGAGAACGCCTCCATCTTGCGCATAAAGGAAGAGCGGTGCTACCATCCGTATCAAACGCTTACTTCTGATTTCAAAAAATCAACGATCGCTCTTTTTCTTACCGAGATTATTAACAAAGCGGTGAAGGAGCAAAGCCATGCGCGAGAGATCTCACAATTTTTGTCAGAAGCATTTATCACATTGGACCAAATGAAAGCAGGCTCTGAGAATTTTCATTTGATTTTTTTGATTCACCTAAGTCGCTATTTAGGATTTGGTCCCTTTCAGCCGAGTGAAATCCTCAATCCATTTGAAAGCGACCAAGCCGAGCAGAAGATTTTAGAAAAGTTGCTGAGCGCGGACTTTGAAACCTCCATTGCCATTACCCAAATTCAGCGTAGAAACTTGCTCGATGTGTTGTTGCGTTTTTTTTCTACACATGTTGATTCGTTGGGCGAAATCAAATCGTTAGCGGTAGTAAGGGAAATGGTGGGGTGA